A DNA window from Streptomyces parvus contains the following coding sequences:
- a CDS encoding serine/threonine-protein kinase has protein sequence MAMMRLRREDPRLVGSFRLHRRLGAGGMGVVYLGSDRRGQRVALKVIRPDLAEDQEFRSRFAREVSAARRIRGGCTARLVAADLEADRPWFATQYVPGPSLHDKVAEEGPLAAAEVASIGAALSEGLVAVHEAGVVHRDLKPSNILLSPKGPRIIDFGIAWATGASTLTHVGTAVGSPGFLAPEQVRGAAVTPATDVFSLGATLAYAATADSPFGHGSSEVMLYRVVHEEAQLRGVHDALAPLISACLAKDPEERPSTLQLSMRLKEIAAREAQGLHESRPPVQRSAQEADRPTGRMADPYADQHTRRSEGPSGSRPQPGRRGAPVRSGPPRTGGSRPQQASRNTTRSGGKTGKRQGAPAGTNGRPGTRSGGRTTSAGRRPANPRLLRQRLVVFVVVTLLVALGIAAAQGCQGPARGLGGSERPGGVSQAQAPAP, from the coding sequence ATGGCGATGATGCGGCTCCGGCGCGAGGACCCGCGTCTCGTCGGCTCGTTCCGGCTGCACCGGCGGCTCGGCGCGGGCGGCATGGGCGTCGTCTACCTCGGCTCCGACCGGCGCGGCCAGCGGGTCGCCCTCAAGGTGATCCGTCCCGACCTGGCGGAGGATCAGGAGTTCCGTTCGCGGTTCGCGCGCGAGGTGTCCGCCGCGCGGCGGATCCGGGGCGGCTGTACGGCCCGGCTGGTCGCGGCCGATCTGGAGGCGGACCGCCCGTGGTTCGCCACGCAGTACGTGCCCGGCCCCTCGCTGCACGACAAGGTCGCCGAGGAAGGGCCGCTGGCCGCCGCGGAGGTCGCCTCGATCGGGGCGGCGCTCTCCGAGGGCCTGGTGGCGGTGCACGAGGCGGGGGTGGTCCACCGGGACCTGAAGCCGTCGAACATCCTCCTCTCCCCCAAGGGCCCCCGCATCATCGACTTCGGCATCGCCTGGGCGACCGGGGCGAGCACGCTCACCCATGTCGGTACGGCGGTGGGGTCGCCGGGGTTCCTCGCGCCCGAGCAGGTCCGGGGCGCGGCGGTGACGCCCGCGACGGACGTGTTCTCGCTCGGCGCGACCCTGGCGTACGCGGCGACGGCCGACTCCCCGTTCGGGCACGGCAGTTCCGAGGTGATGCTGTACCGCGTGGTGCACGAGGAGGCGCAGCTGCGCGGGGTGCACGACGCGTTGGCCCCGCTGATCAGCGCCTGTCTGGCGAAGGATCCGGAGGAGCGGCCGAGCACGCTGCAACTGTCCATGCGGCTCAAGGAGATCGCGGCGCGCGAGGCACAGGGGCTGCACGAGAGCCGGCCGCCCGTCCAGCGTTCCGCCCAGGAGGCCGACCGGCCGACGGGGCGGATGGCCGATCCGTACGCCGATCAGCACACCCGTCGTTCGGAGGGCCCGTCCGGCTCCCGCCCCCAGCCGGGCAGGCGTGGCGCGCCGGTACGTTCGGGGCCGCCGCGCACCGGTGGCTCGCGCCCGCAGCAGGCGTCGCGCAACACGACGCGTTCGGGTGGGAAGACCGGGAAGCGGCAGGGGGCTCCGGCCGGTACGAACGGACGCCCGGGCACGCGTTCCGGGGGCCGCACGACCTCGGCGGGGCGGCGTCCGGCCAATCCGCGGTTGCTGCGTCAGCGGCTGGTGGTGTTCGTCGTGGTGACGTTGCTGGTGGCGCTGGGCATCGCCGCGGCGCAGGGCTGCCAGGGGCCGGCGCGCGGGCTGGGCGGGAGCGAGCGGCCGGGCGGGGTGTCGCAGGCGCAGGCGCCTGCACCCTGA
- a CDS encoding RNA methyltransferase, which translates to MADLITVDDPDDPRLSDYIGLTDVELRRRREPAEGLFIAEGEKVIRRARQSGYGMRSMLLSAKWVDVMRDVIDEVPAPVYAVAPELAERVTGYHVHRGALASMQRKPLPAADELLATARRVVVMESVNDHTNIGAIFRSAAALGMDAVLLSPDCADPLYRRSVKVSMGAVFSVPYARLEAWPKSLETVREAGFRLLALTPDAKATSIDEAAPHRLERVALMLGAEGDGLSTRALTAADEWVRIPMAHGIDSLNVGAAAAVAFYAVATGRPES; encoded by the coding sequence GTGGCAGATCTCATCACCGTCGACGACCCCGACGACCCGCGGCTGAGCGACTACATCGGCCTGACCGACGTCGAGTTGCGACGACGCCGCGAACCCGCCGAAGGGCTCTTCATCGCCGAGGGCGAGAAAGTGATCCGCCGCGCCCGGCAGAGCGGGTACGGGATGCGCTCCATGCTGCTCTCGGCCAAGTGGGTCGACGTGATGCGCGACGTCATCGACGAGGTCCCGGCCCCGGTGTACGCGGTCGCCCCCGAGCTGGCCGAACGCGTCACCGGCTACCACGTCCACCGTGGCGCGCTCGCCTCCATGCAGCGCAAGCCGCTCCCCGCCGCCGACGAACTGCTCGCCACCGCGCGCCGGGTGGTGGTCATGGAATCGGTGAACGACCACACCAACATCGGCGCCATCTTCCGCAGCGCGGCGGCCCTGGGCATGGACGCCGTCCTGCTCTCCCCGGACTGTGCCGACCCGCTCTACCGGCGCTCCGTCAAGGTCTCCATGGGCGCGGTCTTCTCCGTCCCCTACGCCCGGCTCGAAGCCTGGCCCAAATCGCTGGAGACGGTACGGGAGGCTGGCTTCCGGCTCCTCGCCCTCACCCCCGACGCCAAGGCCACCAGCATCGACGAGGCGGCCCCGCACCGGCTGGAGCGGGTGGCGCTGATGCTCGGAGCCGAGGGCGACGGGCTGTCCACGCGGGCCCTGACGGCCGCCGACGAATGGGTCCGCATCCCGATGGCGCACGGCATCGACTCACTGAACGTGGGCGCCGCCGCCGCGGTCGCCTTCTACGCGGTGGCCACGGGACGCCCGGAGAGCTGA